In a genomic window of bacterium:
- a CDS encoding HAD family hydrolase: MSSRRAVFIDRDGVINERLPGAYVRTWDEFRFRRGARAGLRLLREAGYLLIAVTNQRGIGRGLMTEGDLAQVHRRMQAELARAGAALDDILHCPHDLAAGCECREPRPGMLLRAIARHGIDPAESWIVGDSLSDLEAGEAAGVPGVLVAPRGAAVPPGVRSAGTLLAAARLIVRGGLR, encoded by the coding sequence TTGTCTAGCCGGCGCGCGGTCTTCATCGACCGGGACGGGGTGATCAACGAGCGCCTCCCCGGCGCGTACGTCCGCACCTGGGACGAGTTCCGCTTCCGCCGCGGCGCCCGGGCGGGCCTGCGCCTGCTGCGGGAGGCGGGGTACCTGCTGATCGCCGTCACGAACCAGCGGGGCATCGGCCGCGGCCTGATGACGGAGGGCGACCTGGCGCAGGTGCACCGGCGGATGCAGGCCGAGCTGGCGCGCGCGGGCGCCGCGCTGGATGACATCCTGCACTGCCCACACGATCTCGCGGCCGGCTGCGAGTGCCGCGAGCCGCGGCCCGGGATGCTCCTGCGGGCGATCGCGCGCCACGGCATCGACCCCGCGGAGTCGTGGATCGTGGGCGACTCCCTCTCCGACCTGGAGGCCGGGGAGGCCGCCGGCGTGCCGGGCGTCCTGGTCGCGCCGCGCGGCGCCGCGGTTCCGCCGGGCGTGCGCTCCGCGGGGACGCTCCTGGCCGCGGC